In the genome of Oxalobacter aliiformigenes, one region contains:
- a CDS encoding peptide chain release factor 3 translates to MTVQSGSGDPVVAEEAISESKDALSKKIAHEVARRRTFGIISHPDAGKTTLTEKLLLFSGAIQLAGTVKARKSARHATSDWMEIEKQRGISVASSVMQFEYRDHIINLLDTPGHQDFSEDTYRVLTAVDTALMVIDAARGVEAQTIKLLDVCRMRNTPILTFMNKLDREARDSLELLDEVETVLKIRCAPITWPIGMGKNFRGVYHLLNDEIMLFSPGNEKADQTFEVIKGIDNPRLTDMFPMEMEQLKMEVELVKGASNPFVLEEFLSGSLTPVFFGSAINNFGVREVLNALLDWAQPPLGRDATVRKVQPTEPAFSGFVFKIQANMDPAHRDRIAFLRVCSGRFEKGMRLKHLRLNREIKVSSVVTFMASSREQVEEAYAGDIIGLPNHGNMQIGDSFSEGEALQFTGIPFFAPEIFRSVRIRNPLKVKQLHKGLQQLGEEGAVQVFRPVLGSDLILGAVGVLQFEVVASRLMNEYGVDAVFEGTSITSARWVTADDKKVLSDFEKSLAHNIAYDAAGNLTYLATSGVNLRLTEERWPKLAFHATREHSASLN, encoded by the coding sequence ATGACTGTTCAATCCGGTTCGGGAGATCCGGTTGTTGCTGAAGAAGCGATATCGGAATCCAAAGACGCTTTATCGAAAAAAATAGCGCATGAGGTTGCGCGACGTCGGACATTCGGCATTATTTCCCACCCTGACGCAGGTAAAACAACATTGACGGAAAAACTGTTGCTGTTTTCAGGGGCAATCCAGCTGGCCGGTACGGTCAAGGCACGCAAGAGTGCACGGCATGCGACATCCGACTGGATGGAAATCGAGAAACAGAGGGGGATTTCAGTCGCCAGTTCCGTTATGCAGTTTGAGTATCGCGACCATATCATCAATTTGCTTGATACTCCCGGGCATCAGGATTTTTCTGAAGATACTTACCGCGTGCTGACAGCTGTCGATACGGCATTGATGGTCATTGATGCCGCGCGTGGTGTGGAAGCGCAAACGATCAAGCTGCTGGATGTCTGCCGGATGAGAAATACACCGATTCTTACATTCATGAACAAGCTTGATCGTGAAGCACGGGATTCTCTGGAATTGCTCGATGAAGTCGAAACGGTTCTGAAAATCCGTTGTGCGCCGATTACCTGGCCGATCGGAATGGGCAAGAATTTCAGAGGGGTTTATCACCTTTTGAATGATGAGATCATGTTATTTTCTCCCGGCAATGAAAAAGCGGATCAGACTTTTGAAGTCATCAAGGGAATAGACAATCCACGACTGACGGATATGTTCCCGATGGAAATGGAACAGCTGAAGATGGAAGTCGAGCTGGTCAAGGGGGCTTCGAATCCGTTTGTTCTGGAAGAATTTCTTTCCGGGTCACTGACGCCTGTTTTTTTTGGCTCGGCAATCAATAATTTCGGTGTGCGTGAAGTGCTCAATGCTCTTCTGGATTGGGCGCAACCTCCACTTGGACGGGATGCGACAGTCCGGAAAGTGCAACCGACCGAACCGGCGTTTTCCGGTTTTGTTTTCAAGATTCAGGCGAATATGGATCCGGCACATCGTGATCGCATTGCTTTTTTGCGTGTCTGTTCGGGACGGTTCGAGAAAGGGATGCGTCTTAAACATTTGAGACTGAACAGGGAAATCAAGGTGTCCAGTGTGGTCACTTTTATGGCTTCTTCGCGGGAACAGGTCGAAGAGGCCTATGCCGGCGATATTATCGGTTTGCCGAATCACGGCAACATGCAGATCGGAGACAGTTTTTCCGAAGGTGAGGCATTGCAGTTTACCGGTATTCCCTTTTTCGCGCCGGAAATTTTCCGCAGTGTCCGCATACGTAATCCTCTCAAAGTCAAACAGTTGCACAAAGGATTGCAGCAGCTCGGAGAAGAAGGAGCCGTTCAGGTATTCAGACCGGTATTGGGCAGTGATCTGATTCTGGGGGCGGTGGGGGTATTGCAGTTCGAAGTAGTCGCCAGTCGCCTGATGAATGAATATGGCGTCGATGCCGTTTTTGAGGGGACCAGCATTACCAGTGCTCGCTGGGTAACGGCCGATGACAAAAAAGTGCTTTCGGATTTTGAAAAATCTCTGGCCCATAATATCGCCTATGATGCGGCAGGCAATCTGACTTATCTGGCGACTTCAGGAGTCAATCTGAGGCTGACGGAAGAAAGATGGCCCAAGCTGGCATTTCATGCCACGCGAGAGCATTCGGCTTCTCTCAACTGA
- a CDS encoding tyrosine-type recombinase/integrase, translated as MAKLIVPLTPKQIDNTKPREKKYSLFDGGGLYIEVAPTGSKLWRMKAKLNGKAVQLSFGKYPDISLAQARKKRDEARKLIAEGIDPREEKKARIEAEKAKTEHTFEKVARDWHTSRLPEWQPVTARNTLNRLELDIFSILGNQPIADITHQQIIDVLKTIEARAAETARRLKSTLGRIFSYAVQRGVIKHNPIPDLIDVLNKVNKQHFAAIKPEELPAFLKALDGNRERLFIPTRIAVNLMMLTFVRTSELIEAEWSEIDLDNGVWIVPWQRMKMGRRKINPDTTDHRIDLPKQAIDLLNELKTITGNSRYLFPGQRDHSKHMSNNTILMALKRMGYKGKMTGHGFRTLAASALEEIGYRREVIDRQLAHKERNKIQAAYFRAEFIKERKELLQAWADYIDSRRTGKVLNLKRA; from the coding sequence ATGGCAAAACTGATCGTTCCACTTACACCCAAACAGATCGATAACACAAAACCGAGGGAAAAGAAATATTCGCTCTTTGACGGTGGCGGGCTGTATATCGAGGTTGCGCCTACAGGCTCAAAACTCTGGCGCATGAAGGCCAAACTAAATGGCAAAGCCGTACAACTGTCATTCGGAAAGTATCCGGATATATCGCTGGCACAGGCCAGAAAGAAACGGGATGAAGCGCGCAAACTGATTGCTGAAGGGATAGACCCACGGGAAGAAAAGAAAGCACGTATAGAGGCAGAGAAAGCCAAAACAGAACATACCTTTGAAAAGGTAGCGCGTGACTGGCACACTAGCAGATTACCTGAATGGCAGCCGGTCACAGCAAGAAACACCTTGAACCGGCTGGAGCTGGATATTTTCTCCATACTGGGCAATCAGCCAATAGCAGATATTACCCACCAGCAGATAATCGACGTTCTGAAAACCATAGAAGCCAGAGCAGCAGAAACCGCAAGGCGGCTTAAATCGACACTTGGCCGCATTTTCAGCTATGCCGTTCAGAGAGGCGTTATCAAACACAATCCGATACCTGACCTGATCGACGTTCTGAACAAGGTCAACAAACAGCATTTTGCCGCTATCAAGCCGGAGGAGTTGCCCGCCTTTCTGAAAGCACTGGACGGAAACCGGGAACGGCTTTTCATTCCAACGCGCATAGCGGTCAATCTCATGATGTTGACATTTGTCAGAACGTCAGAATTGATAGAGGCAGAATGGTCAGAAATCGACCTTGATAATGGCGTTTGGATTGTTCCTTGGCAGCGCATGAAGATGGGACGGCGCAAAATCAATCCCGACACGACAGACCACCGAATAGACCTGCCGAAGCAGGCCATTGATCTGTTAAATGAGCTAAAAACCATAACAGGGAATAGCCGATACCTTTTCCCGGGCCAAAGAGATCACAGCAAGCACATGAGTAATAACACCATCCTCATGGCACTAAAGCGCATGGGCTACAAAGGCAAAATGACCGGGCACGGGTTCCGGACACTGGCAGCCAGCGCGCTGGAAGAAATCGGATACCGGCGTGAAGTCATTGATCGGCAACTGGCCCACAAGGAAAGAAACAAGATACAGGCCGCCTATTTCCGTGCAGAGTTCATCAAAGAACGCAAGGAGCTATTACAGGCATGGGCTGACTATATCGACAGCAGGAGAACAGGCAAAGTTCTTAATCTGAAACGGGCATAG
- a CDS encoding helix-turn-helix transcriptional regulator: MTTVQTNTKRIIRQKEVSEKLGLSKATIWTYVRTRDDFPKPIRLGANSVGWLESEIDAFIDARIAASRA, translated from the coding sequence ATGACAACCGTTCAGACCAATACAAAACGAATCATCCGTCAGAAAGAAGTATCCGAGAAACTGGGATTGTCCAAAGCGACAATCTGGACATATGTCCGGACACGTGACGATTTCCCGAAACCGATCAGACTGGGGGCCAATTCCGTCGGTTGGCTGGAATCCGAAATAGACGCCTTCATTGATGCACGCATAGCCGCCAGCAGAGCATGA
- a CDS encoding toprim domain-containing protein has translation MNPVPISQLETRSTFLEYIRQTLGHAPEAIREEGVIQRFSTNGKRGDLSGWCIWYGMAGAFGNWRTGESCRWHCREYKELNREERRRIDRQIKQAEARRKRELEAGYQRIAEQARADIQGFCPATADHPYLIEKRIEPHGALIDGRNVLIIPMYYKGKIVSYQRIFPVRLPDGTNKRFLKGGRKKGCYHPIGNKGTGDLGICEGFATGASIHEATGDDVVVAFDAGNLLPVARAMRDKYPDRKIILWADDDYQRVDRNGQPENIGVIKAIEAAESISNGYWTMPDFGDKRPEGATDFNDLFQMMKGSKR, from the coding sequence ATGAATCCTGTACCCATCAGCCAGCTTGAAACCAGAAGTACCTTTCTGGAGTACATCCGCCAGACATTGGGACACGCCCCGGAAGCGATAAGAGAAGAAGGCGTGATACAACGTTTTTCCACCAACGGCAAACGGGGTGATCTGTCCGGCTGGTGCATCTGGTACGGCATGGCTGGCGCCTTCGGAAACTGGCGAACCGGAGAAAGCTGTCGCTGGCATTGCCGGGAATACAAAGAACTGAACCGGGAAGAACGCCGGAGAATCGACCGGCAGATAAAGCAAGCCGAAGCGCGAAGGAAGCGCGAGCTTGAGGCGGGTTACCAGCGTATCGCCGAACAGGCCAGAGCCGACATACAGGGATTTTGCCCGGCTACAGCAGACCACCCCTACCTGATCGAAAAGAGAATCGAACCGCATGGAGCACTGATCGACGGACGAAACGTCCTCATCATCCCCATGTACTACAAAGGCAAAATCGTTTCATACCAGCGCATCTTTCCCGTGAGACTGCCGGACGGTACCAACAAACGCTTTCTGAAAGGCGGACGCAAGAAAGGCTGCTACCACCCGATAGGGAATAAAGGTACCGGTGATCTGGGAATCTGCGAAGGTTTTGCCACTGGCGCCAGCATCCATGAAGCGACCGGAGATGATGTTGTTGTGGCCTTCGACGCGGGCAACCTGTTACCCGTAGCCAGAGCCATGCGGGACAAATACCCGGACAGAAAAATCATCCTCTGGGCCGATGACGACTACCAGAGAGTGGACAGAAACGGGCAGCCGGAAAACATAGGCGTCATCAAAGCCATCGAAGCGGCAGAATCAATAAGCAATGGATACTGGACCATGCCGGACTTCGGAGACAAGAGACCGGAAGGCGCGACCGACTTCAACGACCTGTTCCAGATGATGAAAGGGAGCAAACGATGA
- a CDS encoding DUF3631 domain-containing protein: MSDETLRNEADTPPSQAFATANPANEHEPVSFEQYKDKAVLPEEGLENAVKRLATMKKLDYVQVRKATAKQYDIPAGMLDDMIREVQQETENAKDDMFPEIEPWGESVNGSRLLNEIDRTIRRFIVCEPETAQAASLWIVMTWLMDVVKVAPLAVITAPEKRCGKTQLLDLIGKMSYRPMPTSSITPSALFRSIEMWQPTLLIDEADAFLNDNEEMRGLLNAGHTRTSSFTIRTVGDDHTPKRFNVWGAKAIAGIGKLQDTVMDRSVTLELRRKLDCEHVERIRHAEPGLFETLCRKLCRFAEDNRETIRNARPALPEELNDRAQDNWEPLLAIADMAGGNWPEIARMAALKISRDKSPQSTGTELLEDIREIFDMKHIDRIHTHKLVEALCEDSEKPWSTYNRGKPITPAQLSRRLSAYRIVSKAIRVDCEVKRGFEKKQFADAWERYTNISPIPPSESVTTLQTSIGAGSGVTFSKRNVSQNVTRYTEEDDVTLSKRNRYKNETLKPSAGAGCNVLRFETGEDGKNFPHDEDEIGTVLI; encoded by the coding sequence ATGAGCGACGAAACATTGCGGAATGAGGCGGACACGCCACCATCACAAGCGTTTGCTACTGCCAATCCTGCCAACGAACATGAACCGGTCAGCTTCGAACAATACAAGGACAAGGCGGTTTTGCCGGAAGAAGGTTTGGAGAATGCCGTCAAGCGTCTTGCCACGATGAAAAAACTGGATTACGTACAGGTCCGGAAAGCCACCGCCAAACAATACGACATCCCGGCGGGCATGCTGGATGATATGATACGCGAGGTACAACAGGAAACGGAAAACGCCAAAGACGACATGTTCCCCGAAATCGAGCCGTGGGGTGAGTCGGTCAACGGTTCCAGGCTATTGAATGAAATAGACCGGACCATCCGGCGTTTCATCGTCTGTGAACCGGAAACCGCACAGGCGGCCTCTCTTTGGATTGTGATGACGTGGTTAATGGATGTGGTGAAGGTCGCTCCGCTGGCCGTCATCACCGCCCCGGAGAAGCGTTGTGGCAAAACCCAGCTTCTTGACCTGATCGGCAAAATGTCATACCGCCCCATGCCAACAAGCAGCATCACGCCTTCAGCCTTGTTCCGTTCTATCGAAATGTGGCAGCCTACCTTGCTGATCGACGAAGCCGACGCCTTTTTGAATGACAACGAGGAAATGCGGGGGTTATTGAATGCCGGTCACACCCGTACCAGCTCTTTCACCATCCGGACCGTCGGAGACGACCACACACCCAAGAGATTCAATGTTTGGGGGGCGAAAGCTATCGCCGGAATCGGGAAACTGCAAGATACCGTTATGGATAGAAGCGTTACGCTGGAATTGCGCCGGAAACTGGACTGCGAACACGTTGAGCGCATACGCCATGCGGAACCGGGATTGTTCGAAACCCTGTGCCGGAAACTCTGCCGTTTTGCCGAAGACAACCGGGAAACCATCCGTAACGCCAGACCGGCATTACCGGAAGAACTGAACGATCGGGCACAAGATAACTGGGAACCTTTGCTGGCAATTGCTGATATGGCAGGGGGTAATTGGCCGGAGATTGCCAGAATGGCCGCCCTGAAAATATCCAGAGACAAATCCCCGCAAAGCACCGGAACCGAATTGCTGGAAGACATCCGGGAAATATTCGACATGAAACACATCGACCGGATACATACCCACAAACTGGTCGAGGCGCTCTGCGAAGATTCCGAAAAACCCTGGTCAACCTATAACCGAGGCAAACCGATAACACCCGCCCAGCTGTCCCGGCGACTGTCTGCATACCGTATCGTCAGCAAAGCGATACGGGTCGATTGCGAAGTCAAGCGAGGATTCGAGAAAAAACAGTTTGCAGACGCATGGGAACGTTACACAAATATTTCCCCTATACCCCCCTCTGAAAGTGTAACAACGTTACAAACCAGTATTGGCGCGGGTTCCGGCGTAACGTTTTCAAAACGTAACGTTTCGCAAAACGTAACACGTTACACGGAAGAAGACGATGTAACGCTTTCAAAACGTAACCGTTACAAAAACGAAACGCTCAAACCCAGTGCTGGCGCGGGTTGTAACGTTTTACGTTTTGAAACGGGGGAAGACGGAAAAAATTTCCCTCATGATGAAGACGAAATCGGGACGGTGCTGATATGA
- a CDS encoding terminase small subunit gives MNELTQKQENFCLAYIETGNASEAYRKAYNAAKASEKSVWESASKMLDNPKVISRLEALREQAARRALLTLERHLEELAALRDEARAEGRYSAAIAAEIARGKAAGLYVEQSRTEGEIRMVWAGT, from the coding sequence ATGAACGAATTGACCCAGAAACAGGAAAACTTTTGTCTTGCCTATATCGAGACAGGCAACGCATCCGAGGCATACAGAAAGGCATACAACGCAGCCAAGGCATCAGAAAAGAGCGTCTGGGAAAGCGCATCGAAGATGCTCGACAACCCCAAGGTTATATCAAGGTTGGAAGCATTGAGAGAACAGGCAGCCCGCCGGGCCCTCCTCACACTGGAACGTCATCTTGAAGAACTGGCAGCCTTGCGGGATGAGGCCAGAGCGGAAGGCCGTTACAGCGCGGCCATCGCGGCCGAAATCGCCAGAGGCAAGGCGGCAGGGTTGTATGTCGAACAGTCCAGAACGGAAGGGGAGATCAGGATGGTTTGGGCGGGAACTTGA